A region of Terriglobales bacterium DNA encodes the following proteins:
- a CDS encoding histidine triad nucleotide-binding protein, protein MADCLFCRIIEGKARSKKVYEDDKVFVIEDINPQAPTHLLILPKKHIEGLSTARAEDAEIIGYCQLIAARLGRERGVEDGYRTVYNVGPKSGQSVFHLHLHLLGGRVLRWPPG, encoded by the coding sequence ATGGCCGACTGCCTGTTCTGCAGGATCATCGAGGGCAAGGCCCGATCGAAGAAAGTCTATGAAGATGACAAGGTGTTCGTCATCGAGGACATCAATCCGCAAGCGCCCACCCACCTGCTCATCCTTCCCAAGAAGCACATCGAGGGACTGAGCACCGCCCGGGCGGAGGACGCGGAGATCATCGGCTACTGCCAGTTGATTGCGGCCAGGCTGGGACGCGAGCGGGGCGTCGAGGACGGTTACCGCACCGTGTACAACGTGGGGCCGAAGTCGGGGCAGTCGGTGTTCCACCTGCATCTGCACCTGCTGGGGGGCAGAGTGCTGCGCTGGCCGCCGGGCTGA